The following proteins are encoded in a genomic region of Natrarchaeobius halalkaliphilus:
- a CDS encoding phospholipase D family protein: MDGFTSTISFEEFVDMPEFYGSGAATYRLAMVKDRRDFLDLFEGARHVDAVTYAETPELLVEMLTEYEIGSLDVLIGNSDDYADRVNEVSTARSLVQLRQDGRLTVRLKNQKTVHSKIYRIVMPDDTVRLVHGSANLSRNSWEYHTNQISVFTTDVGTELDEEFEKFIDQYREAYSDQTLLEGLVEALEEADSTEERENHIEYWVGVGDLDVSDTAALNQDAVEDLKDAADRVTAVVDDPKNADETVAFIEEPENADRTIVGPEESTSDDGTTESDDGNESPDFGLVESDHETNLTETLDRPRVKAPDEKIRMGTSKVDKATADEFGVSLRDRGATVEDHSITAPLSAYNNQVKESTAIPTMSVLPEAEQVVIGEDDEMILVATDEPTPEVLNHCLETIENYIETVENHGYTQSETAVMAQMYEAFLYGFWAPFANQYAEALSSPSRTLDNVLQHLYIEGKSDAGKDKLTEYILRLISDNTVISGVDADDVGVGEIRGIREWDTCFPYAIIDAEKRKIQNWSPIRNYWGDWTPTSVDQPCLIFTTNDALPKSEFRNRMKILSMDVSFPSNPEDPGFQEAQEDLAAVLERQNPIFSYVARRMLTEQPWTDGTGTIEDVRRIVRDFYEEADRDQPEYFPAEEPAEKTYDTGRIKWQRDIQGGRVSFEPEPSAITADFDREEYEVYDYEKRLPKRFMSDKSGSSVYIGAPDDFAEWIGYPVEELLNGGAGETGDGVSQLGDGDGDHENESGTESSGILARLLGR, translated from the coding sequence ATGGATGGATTTACGTCGACAATCTCGTTTGAAGAGTTCGTCGATATGCCGGAGTTCTACGGGTCGGGCGCGGCAACGTATCGCCTGGCGATGGTAAAGGACCGTCGTGACTTCCTTGACTTATTCGAGGGCGCGCGTCACGTTGATGCAGTGACCTACGCGGAAACTCCTGAGTTACTGGTGGAGATGCTAACCGAGTACGAGATCGGCTCGTTGGACGTTCTTATTGGCAACTCCGACGATTACGCTGACCGAGTCAACGAAGTTTCGACGGCGCGCTCACTGGTGCAGCTTCGCCAGGATGGTCGGCTCACGGTTCGATTGAAAAACCAGAAGACCGTTCACTCGAAGATTTACCGGATCGTGATGCCAGACGACACGGTGAGGCTCGTCCACGGTTCCGCAAATCTCTCGCGGAACTCTTGGGAGTACCACACGAACCAGATATCTGTGTTTACAACCGATGTGGGAACCGAGCTAGATGAAGAGTTTGAGAAGTTTATCGACCAGTATCGGGAAGCGTACAGCGACCAGACGCTCCTCGAAGGACTCGTTGAAGCGCTTGAAGAGGCTGATTCGACCGAAGAACGAGAAAATCACATCGAGTACTGGGTCGGAGTCGGAGATCTCGACGTGAGCGACACGGCCGCACTGAATCAAGATGCTGTAGAGGACCTGAAAGACGCCGCGGACCGAGTCACTGCCGTCGTTGATGATCCGAAAAACGCCGACGAGACGGTCGCGTTCATCGAGGAACCCGAGAACGCAGACCGAACCATCGTCGGGCCAGAGGAATCAACAAGCGATGACGGAACAACCGAGTCAGACGACGGTAACGAGTCACCAGATTTCGGGCTCGTGGAATCCGATCACGAAACGAACCTAACTGAGACACTCGATCGCCCACGGGTCAAAGCACCGGATGAGAAGATCCGGATGGGAACGAGCAAAGTGGATAAGGCCACAGCTGATGAGTTCGGAGTTAGCCTCCGTGACCGTGGCGCGACCGTTGAGGATCACAGTATCACCGCACCGTTGAGCGCGTACAACAACCAGGTGAAAGAATCTACAGCGATCCCGACGATGTCTGTCCTGCCAGAGGCAGAGCAAGTCGTGATCGGCGAAGACGACGAGATGATTCTGGTTGCCACTGACGAACCAACGCCTGAGGTTCTGAACCACTGCCTCGAAACGATCGAGAACTACATCGAGACTGTCGAGAACCACGGTTACACGCAGTCTGAAACCGCAGTAATGGCACAAATGTACGAGGCGTTCCTCTACGGGTTCTGGGCTCCATTCGCTAACCAGTACGCCGAGGCACTCTCCTCGCCGTCACGGACACTGGATAACGTTCTTCAACACCTCTATATCGAAGGGAAAAGCGACGCCGGTAAAGACAAACTCACCGAATACATCCTTCGACTCATCTCCGATAACACGGTCATCTCCGGCGTGGATGCGGACGACGTCGGAGTCGGTGAGATCCGCGGCATCCGCGAATGGGATACGTGCTTCCCGTACGCCATCATCGACGCCGAGAAACGCAAAATCCAGAACTGGAGTCCGATCCGGAACTACTGGGGGGACTGGACACCGACCAGCGTTGACCAGCCGTGCTTGATCTTCACGACGAACGACGCGCTACCCAAGTCGGAGTTCCGGAACCGAATGAAGATCCTGAGTATGGACGTCTCGTTCCCGTCGAACCCAGAAGATCCGGGATTCCAGGAAGCTCAAGAAGACCTCGCGGCCGTGTTAGAGCGACAGAACCCGATCTTTAGTTACGTCGCTCGACGGATGCTCACCGAGCAACCGTGGACCGACGGTACCGGTACTATCGAAGACGTGCGCCGTATCGTTCGGGATTTCTACGAGGAAGCCGACCGAGACCAACCGGAGTACTTCCCTGCTGAGGAACCAGCCGAAAAAACGTACGACACGGGCCGGATAAAATGGCAGCGTGATATCCAGGGCGGCCGGGTCTCCTTCGAGCCCGAACCCAGTGCGATCACCGCAGACTTCGACCGGGAAGAGTACGAAGTATACGACTACGAGAAGCGTCTCCCGAAACGGTTTATGTCCGACAAGTCCGGATCCAGCGTCTACATCGGAGCCCCAGACGACTTTGCAGAGTGGATCGGATACCCGGTTGAGGAACTGTTGAACGGTGGTGCTGGAGAAACAGGCGACGGTGTTTCTCAGTTAGGAGACGGGGACGGAGACCATGAGAATGAGAGCGGTACTGAATCCAGTGGTATCCTCGCGCGGTTGCTCGGTAGATGA
- a CDS encoding DUF5789 family protein: MTESDPTDEVRSLGVGTASRLFDEATFPVTTAELIAEFADVTISYPDRTDSLEAVLETSGHETYESQSDLELAILNGVRRDAIGRPRYSDRGDSPNELEYVRKQQSF; encoded by the coding sequence ATGACCGAGAGCGACCCGACCGACGAAGTCAGATCGCTGGGAGTCGGAACGGCCAGTCGGCTCTTCGATGAGGCGACGTTTCCGGTGACGACGGCCGAACTCATAGCGGAGTTCGCGGACGTGACGATCAGCTACCCAGATCGCACCGATTCGCTGGAAGCCGTCCTCGAGACCTCCGGACACGAGACTTACGAGAGCCAGAGCGACCTCGAACTCGCGATCTTAAACGGGGTCCGTCGTGACGCCATCGGACGACCCCGGTACAGCGATCGTGGCGACAGTCCGAACGAACTCGAGTACGTCCGAAAGCAACAGTCGTTCTGA
- a CDS encoding aldo/keto reductase, giving the protein MNYRALGSTGRAVSEVGLGTWNIGGDWGEVSDETGREVVRSAIESGITFIDTADVYGDGRSERHIGHVLEERDAEDVFVATKAGRRLEPHDAEGYEYDRLSPFVDRSREYLGRGTLDLLQLHCPPTEAYYQPSTFHAVERLVDEGKIAHAGVSVERVEEALKAIEYDVVETIQLIFNPFRQRPREQFFDRARAEDVGVIVRVPYASGLLTGALERDQTFPENDHRNFNRQGEAFDVGETFAGIPYESGHDAVEALDPHVPEGLSLAELTLRWILDHEAVSTVIPGTTSPEHVRSNAAVSGSDPLSNRVRGAVRDVYEEHVFDHVHHRW; this is encoded by the coding sequence ATGAACTATCGAGCGCTCGGTTCGACCGGTCGAGCCGTTTCTGAGGTCGGCCTCGGAACGTGGAATATCGGCGGCGACTGGGGCGAAGTCTCCGACGAGACCGGCCGCGAAGTCGTCCGTTCCGCCATAGAATCCGGAATCACGTTCATCGACACCGCGGACGTCTACGGTGACGGACGCAGCGAGCGCCACATCGGCCACGTCCTCGAGGAACGTGACGCCGAGGACGTGTTCGTCGCGACGAAAGCCGGACGTCGTCTCGAGCCACACGACGCCGAAGGATACGAGTACGACCGACTCTCTCCGTTCGTCGATCGGAGCCGTGAGTATCTCGGCCGGGGGACGCTCGATCTGCTCCAGTTGCACTGTCCACCGACGGAAGCGTACTACCAGCCGTCGACGTTCCACGCCGTAGAGCGCCTGGTGGACGAGGGAAAAATCGCCCACGCGGGAGTAAGCGTCGAACGGGTCGAAGAGGCGCTCAAGGCCATCGAGTACGACGTCGTCGAGACGATTCAGCTCATCTTCAACCCGTTTCGCCAGCGCCCACGCGAGCAGTTTTTCGATCGAGCGCGCGCCGAAGACGTCGGCGTGATCGTCCGCGTCCCCTACGCATCGGGGCTGTTGACCGGCGCGCTCGAGCGCGATCAGACGTTCCCCGAGAACGACCACCGAAACTTCAACCGCCAGGGGGAGGCCTTCGACGTCGGTGAGACGTTCGCCGGCATCCCCTACGAGAGTGGGCACGACGCCGTCGAGGCGCTCGATCCCCACGTTCCCGAGGGACTGTCGCTGGCCGAACTCACGCTCCGGTGGATCCTCGACCACGAGGCCGTCTCGACGGTCATTCCGGGGACGACGTCCCCGGAGCACGTTCGATCGAACGCGGCGGTTTCAGGCTCCGACCCACTCTCGAACCGCGTTCGCGGCGCTGTCCGGGACGTCTACGAAGAACACGTCTTCGATCACGTCCACCATCGCTGGTAG
- a CDS encoding response regulator: MPSDSADEQSQEPIEILLVEPNPGDSRLFTESFKDAKIVNNLHVVSDGEAALDFVNQRDDYADRPRPDLILLEPRLPGKSGMEVLAELNNEPAFSAIPIVILTSSETEEDIAKSHGLDADQYIQKPVEPDEFIDFVQSVEEFWLAIVHQSAPNN; this comes from the coding sequence ATGCCTTCAGATTCAGCGGACGAACAATCACAGGAACCGATTGAAATTTTGTTAGTTGAACCAAATCCCGGAGATAGTCGTCTCTTTACGGAATCGTTCAAAGATGCAAAAATAGTCAATAATCTCCACGTCGTCTCCGATGGTGAGGCCGCACTCGATTTCGTCAACCAGCGCGATGATTATGCAGATAGACCCCGCCCCGATCTGATCTTGCTTGAACCACGGTTACCCGGAAAGAGCGGTATGGAAGTCCTTGCCGAGTTGAACAACGAGCCAGCGTTCTCTGCGATCCCCATCGTCATCCTCACGAGTTCAGAGACGGAAGAAGACATCGCTAAATCGCATGGTCTCGACGCAGATCAATACATCCAGAAGCCGGTTGAACCGGATGAGTTTATCGACTTCGTCCAGTCAGTCGAGGAGTTCTGGCTTGCGATTGTTCACCAGTCAGCACCCAATAATTGA
- a CDS encoding TrmB family transcriptional regulator, producing MDELTDQQQAVELLQQLGLKEYEARAFVALSRLPRGTAKDISEISEVPRTRVYDAIRVLETKGLVEVQHSNPQQFRSVSFAEATETLRDEYESRTELLHETLQDLEPANFDSDAGTAHEVWALSGNVPITNRAHQLLDEAENELVFVIGHDSVVTDTLFDSLKAAQQRGVTIIVGTISGTLRERVQDRLPNAEVFVSGLEWLSGAALTDDETEISRILLVDRSTILVSSFHEAETGERSHEQAVFGRGFDNGLVAIVRRLMATGLVPLDDPGTAGSDRS from the coding sequence ATGGATGAACTTACAGATCAGCAACAGGCGGTCGAACTCCTCCAGCAGCTCGGGCTCAAAGAGTACGAGGCCAGGGCGTTCGTGGCGCTATCACGACTTCCACGAGGGACAGCCAAGGACATCAGTGAGATCTCCGAAGTCCCGCGAACTCGTGTGTACGACGCGATTCGCGTCTTAGAAACGAAAGGACTCGTGGAAGTCCAACACTCGAATCCTCAGCAGTTTCGCTCCGTCTCGTTCGCTGAAGCGACTGAAACGCTTCGGGACGAATACGAATCGCGAACCGAGTTATTACACGAGACGCTACAAGATCTCGAACCGGCGAACTTCGATAGTGACGCGGGGACCGCACACGAAGTGTGGGCATTATCCGGGAACGTTCCGATCACGAATCGGGCACACCAGTTACTCGATGAAGCCGAAAACGAACTCGTCTTCGTGATCGGACACGATTCTGTTGTCACCGACACCCTGTTCGACTCCCTCAAGGCGGCCCAGCAGCGTGGGGTCACGATCATCGTCGGCACGATATCCGGGACGTTACGCGAGCGCGTGCAGGACCGCCTTCCGAACGCGGAGGTGTTCGTCTCTGGCCTGGAATGGCTAAGCGGAGCAGCACTGACCGATGACGAGACGGAAATCAGCCGGATCCTGCTAGTAGATCGGAGTACGATCCTCGTGAGTTCGTTTCACGAGGCAGAGACGGGTGAACGGTCGCACGAACAGGCGGTGTTTGGTCGGGGATTCGATAACGGTCTCGTCGCAATCGTGCGTCGATTGATGGCAACTGGATTGGTTCCTCTCGACGATCCCGGAACTGCTGGTTCGGACCGTTCATAG
- a CDS encoding DUF7344 domain-containing protein, with product MVDLTMNVNTQTVTTEVALELVTDQCRQQILHHLIENEDGAVDIDELVDRINSANVRTERPHRSPSHLKMTLYHAHLPKLAEAGVIDYDAQSDTVRYHATTRVEKLIAFITDELR from the coding sequence ATGGTGGACCTTACTATGAATGTCAACACCCAAACTGTCACGACCGAGGTAGCACTAGAACTGGTCACCGACCAGTGCAGACAACAGATCCTCCACCACCTCATCGAAAACGAAGATGGTGCCGTGGATATCGACGAGTTGGTGGATCGGATCAATAGCGCAAACGTACGTACAGAGCGGCCTCATCGATCTCCCTCTCACCTCAAGATGACATTGTACCACGCCCACCTTCCAAAGCTAGCGGAAGCAGGCGTTATTGATTATGATGCACAAAGTGATACTGTTCGGTATCACGCTACCACACGCGTAGAGAAACTCATTGCCTTCATCACCGACGAACTACGGTGA
- a CDS encoding TrmB family transcriptional regulator: MGLSAYAARTFVALATLGEGTAQDVSDISEVPRTRVYDAVNELEDRGLVDVHQSTPKRFWVISSETTGRIFEQEYSQRVSELVAALDSLEPVARSDEQRGVWTVTGRKTVATRVIDFIESADEEVVYMTVGDLLTGDTIDSLRAASERGVSIKLGTMEQTIQEDIREAIPEAEMFESLWVWSDTPAGRLLMVDNEKTLVSVLADGTGDNQLEREDETAIWGSGGTNSLVIVLKAMFTWQLNGNRT, from the coding sequence GTGGGACTGAGTGCGTACGCTGCTCGGACGTTTGTCGCTCTCGCCACACTCGGGGAAGGAACCGCACAGGACGTGAGTGACATCTCAGAGGTGCCCAGAACGCGCGTCTACGATGCCGTTAACGAACTGGAAGATCGAGGACTGGTCGATGTCCACCAGTCCACGCCCAAACGGTTCTGGGTGATTTCGTCGGAAACCACCGGACGAATCTTCGAACAGGAGTACTCACAGCGGGTTAGTGAACTCGTTGCCGCACTCGATTCACTCGAGCCGGTTGCGCGCTCGGACGAACAACGCGGAGTCTGGACGGTGACGGGGCGTAAGACGGTTGCAACCAGAGTGATCGACTTTATCGAGAGCGCAGACGAGGAAGTGGTCTACATGACCGTTGGAGACCTCCTTACTGGGGATACAATTGACAGCTTGCGCGCAGCGAGTGAGCGAGGCGTTTCGATCAAATTGGGGACGATGGAACAGACAATACAGGAGGACATTCGTGAAGCGATTCCGGAAGCTGAAATGTTCGAGTCGCTCTGGGTCTGGTCGGATACTCCTGCCGGACGGCTGCTCATGGTGGATAACGAGAAAACGCTCGTAAGCGTCCTCGCCGATGGAACCGGCGACAACCAACTGGAACGGGAAGATGAGACCGCAATCTGGGGGTCTGGAGGGACCAATAGTTTAGTTATCGTCCTCAAAGCGATGTTTACGTGGCAACTCAATGGGAATCGGACGTGA
- a CDS encoding adenine deaminase C-terminal domain-containing protein: MNELQEVALERTGASADTILRDGRVYCSNRREFLDRDVAIVGDRIAALLEDGAKVTGSETTIVDAGGRTVVPGLIDAHTHVDIYLTPQRAVPALLASGTTSIVSETSGLGVLFGSRGVETSLERTAELPLSVYLTLPPQVLVDTFEPARGGEDELEALAGLLERDRIVGVGEIDWVHVVGRDSPVEELYERVRDAGETIVGHGAGCRGDRLRAFATVVDNDHEAITAEGVRRRAEHGLHVVGRCGSIRDDLDVFVEALPDVDRASVSLSTDGVWPDDLLDGFGMADVVRRLIDAGVPAADAIDAATRNPADHFGLEDRGVIAPGSIADLVLVDDLESMGVETVLTGGEVVVAGGRPTVEPRTEPYPDYVYDTVAVDLSADRFTAPYEVAPDGVVRAMAVGNGLVTTETTASPAVVSERRYDTEDRRLAPDPAADVLTATLIDRDPETADRGFTGFLAGFGLEAGAVATTGTWETPGLLTIAADVEDGLVAADRVASMGGGFAVAREGAIVADLPAPVAATAADMPLEEIAARFETLREAIAAGGSDLERPLVTAQTLTFLGVPALKLTPSGYADVLGQSLVGLEVDDASG, encoded by the coding sequence ATGAACGAGCTACAGGAGGTCGCCCTCGAGCGAACGGGGGCGAGCGCCGATACGATTCTTCGGGACGGTCGGGTCTACTGTTCGAACCGTCGAGAGTTTCTGGATCGCGACGTGGCGATCGTCGGTGATCGAATCGCAGCGCTCCTCGAAGACGGAGCGAAGGTTACCGGTTCCGAGACGACCATCGTCGACGCCGGCGGTCGAACCGTCGTTCCCGGATTGATCGATGCCCACACGCACGTCGACATCTATCTCACGCCCCAACGCGCCGTCCCGGCGTTGCTCGCGAGCGGAACGACGTCGATCGTGAGCGAAACCTCCGGTCTGGGAGTTCTCTTCGGGAGCCGCGGCGTCGAGACGTCCCTCGAGCGGACGGCCGAACTGCCGCTGTCGGTGTATCTCACGCTACCGCCGCAGGTTCTGGTCGACACGTTCGAGCCGGCCCGAGGGGGTGAGGACGAACTCGAGGCGCTCGCGGGCTTGCTCGAGCGCGATCGGATCGTCGGCGTCGGTGAGATCGACTGGGTTCACGTTGTCGGGCGCGACTCGCCGGTCGAGGAGCTCTACGAGCGGGTTCGCGACGCCGGCGAGACGATCGTCGGCCACGGGGCGGGCTGTCGCGGCGACCGGCTCAGGGCGTTCGCGACGGTCGTGGACAACGATCACGAGGCGATCACGGCCGAGGGTGTTCGACGACGGGCCGAACACGGCCTTCACGTCGTCGGACGCTGTGGCTCGATTCGCGACGACCTCGACGTGTTCGTCGAGGCGCTTCCCGACGTCGACCGCGCGAGCGTTTCGCTATCCACCGACGGCGTCTGGCCCGACGATCTCCTCGACGGCTTCGGGATGGCTGACGTCGTTCGGCGGCTGATCGATGCCGGCGTCCCGGCGGCGGACGCGATCGACGCGGCCACGCGGAATCCCGCTGACCACTTCGGCCTGGAGGACCGAGGTGTGATCGCGCCCGGTTCGATCGCGGATCTGGTCCTCGTGGACGACCTCGAGTCGATGGGCGTCGAAACGGTTTTGACGGGGGGAGAGGTCGTCGTCGCTGGCGGACGGCCGACCGTCGAGCCCCGGACGGAGCCGTACCCCGACTACGTCTACGACACCGTCGCGGTCGACCTCTCCGCCGATCGCTTTACAGCGCCGTACGAGGTCGCTCCGGACGGTGTCGTCCGTGCGATGGCGGTCGGGAACGGTCTCGTGACGACGGAGACGACGGCATCGCCCGCCGTGGTCTCGGAACGTCGCTACGATACCGAGGACCGGCGACTGGCACCCGATCCCGCGGCCGACGTGCTCACGGCGACGCTGATCGACCGCGACCCGGAAACGGCGGACCGCGGATTCACGGGATTTCTCGCCGGATTCGGCCTCGAGGCCGGAGCCGTCGCGACGACGGGGACCTGGGAGACGCCGGGGCTCCTGACGATCGCAGCCGACGTCGAAGACGGCCTCGTCGCCGCTGATCGAGTTGCCTCGATGGGGGGTGGCTTCGCCGTGGCCCGCGAGGGAGCGATCGTCGCTGATCTCCCGGCGCCGGTCGCGGCGACCGCGGCTGACATGCCACTCGAGGAGATCGCCGCTCGATTCGAGACGCTTCGCGAAGCGATCGCGGCGGGCGGCAGCGATCTCGAGCGGCCGCTGGTGACCGCCCAGACGTTGACGTTTCTCGGCGTTCCCGCGTTGAAGCTCACGCCGTCGGGATACGCGGACGTGCTCGGCCAGTCACTGGTCGGGCTCGAGGTCGACGACGCCAGCGGGTAG
- a CDS encoding DUF7553 family protein gives MNKHFHDSLYYLKRAGEHAKLGVESQLEPAIKRVRERLGNEPEPEQSRLEAVRSEVAGLEERTRGTIGGLRERVPAVRSTRESTGERNA, from the coding sequence ATGAACAAACACTTCCACGACAGTCTGTACTACCTCAAACGGGCGGGTGAGCACGCGAAACTCGGCGTCGAATCTCAGCTCGAGCCGGCCATCAAGCGGGTGCGCGAACGACTCGGCAACGAACCCGAGCCGGAACAGAGTCGACTCGAGGCGGTTCGAAGCGAGGTCGCCGGTCTCGAGGAACGGACGCGGGGAACCATCGGGGGACTTCGAGAGCGAGTTCCGGCCGTGCGTTCGACTCGAGAGTCGACCGGCGAAAGGAACGCTTAA
- a CDS encoding glutathione S-transferase family protein has protein sequence MGRNMLVDGEWKTDIEPHTDEDGAFDRVETSFRDWIRDESDARFQPEDDRYHLYIARNCPWAHGTALTLQLTGLTDAISIDIVDPWREDDGWKFTPEKNGCTPDTVSGCEYLREVYVNADPEFTGRVTVPVLWDKREETIVNNESIEIMRMFATEFDEYADGVDLYPEGYRDEIDRIIDDVYDSINNGVYRAGFADSQGAYDEAVRDVFDGLDHYDEVLADRRYLAGDRLTLADVRLFPTLIRFDAAYHTAFKCDKQYLHQYDNLWPYLRDLYQTPGVAETVVMDHIRDEGYFQGEITSIGPDLDFEAPHDRDRLPSREPDTRYEQ, from the coding sequence ATGGGCCGAAACATGCTCGTCGATGGTGAGTGGAAGACCGACATCGAACCGCACACCGACGAAGACGGAGCGTTCGACCGAGTCGAGACCTCGTTTCGCGACTGGATCCGCGACGAATCCGACGCACGGTTCCAGCCCGAGGACGATCGGTATCATCTGTACATCGCGCGAAACTGTCCGTGGGCTCACGGCACCGCGCTCACTCTCCAGTTGACCGGTTTGACGGACGCCATCTCGATAGATATTGTCGATCCGTGGCGCGAGGACGACGGCTGGAAGTTCACGCCCGAAAAAAACGGTTGCACCCCCGACACAGTCAGCGGCTGCGAGTACCTCCGGGAAGTCTACGTCAACGCTGATCCAGAGTTCACCGGACGCGTTACTGTGCCGGTACTGTGGGACAAACGGGAAGAAACGATCGTCAACAACGAATCGATCGAAATCATGCGGATGTTCGCCACCGAATTCGACGAGTACGCCGACGGAGTTGACCTGTATCCCGAGGGCTATCGAGACGAGATCGACCGGATCATCGACGACGTCTACGACTCGATCAACAACGGCGTCTATCGCGCCGGATTCGCCGACTCACAGGGGGCCTACGACGAGGCTGTCCGGGACGTTTTCGACGGCCTTGACCACTACGACGAGGTACTGGCCGACCGGCGGTATCTCGCCGGCGATCGCCTGACGCTGGCGGACGTTCGGCTGTTTCCGACGCTGATCCGCTTCGACGCGGCCTACCACACGGCCTTCAAGTGCGACAAACAGTACCTCCACCAGTACGACAACCTGTGGCCATATCTGCGCGATCTCTACCAGACGCCCGGCGTCGCCGAGACCGTCGTGATGGATCACATCAGGGACGAAGGGTACTTTCAGGGGGAGATCACGTCGATCGGCCCGGATCTCGACTTCGAGGCACCACACGACCGGGACCGGCTGCCCAGCCGCGAACCAGACACACGCTATGAACAGTAG
- a CDS encoding HalOD1 output domain-containing protein gives MESEHSSVAVVEAVAAATNRDLFSIPPLYEQVDPDALDRLVTAAETDAQRTLHVSFRYEGWK, from the coding sequence ATGGAGTCAGAGCACTCGAGTGTGGCTGTCGTCGAGGCGGTTGCTGCGGCGACGAACCGTGATCTCTTTTCGATACCACCGTTGTACGAACAGGTAGATCCCGACGCGCTAGATAGACTCGTGACAGCGGCGGAAACGGACGCTCAACGGACGCTTCACGTCTCGTTTCGGTACGAGGGGTGGAAGTAA